The Geodermatophilaceae bacterium NBWT11 genome has a segment encoding these proteins:
- a CDS encoding CPBP family intramembrane metalloprotease produces MPTTQHRSSDAGSPPPHPDLPRGSRRLSVAGWVGLVIGYLVLLQGLAWVLTRGRESRYGSPTSVDELWRSITVPVACSVALIVVVVGVLRWDRPVWTDRRPVQRWVAVVPVAMLLAVVAATDYAGLADRGVVFSLLLLASTLLVGFGEELMFRGVGLTVFRSNGFSEGKAALWSTVVFGSAHATNLVSSGPGAYVQVFVAALSGYFLYLVRRRSGGLLLPALVHGLWDFSLISGSVVPDRVHPGVAVNVLVIVVLAVLLVVRRHRIEPRPAPVPVPSQEEIR; encoded by the coding sequence GTGCCCACCACCCAGCACCGCTCGTCCGATGCGGGGAGCCCCCCACCGCACCCGGACCTGCCCCGGGGGAGCCGGAGGCTGTCCGTCGCCGGGTGGGTCGGCCTGGTCATCGGCTACCTCGTGCTCCTCCAGGGCCTGGCCTGGGTGCTGACGAGGGGACGGGAGTCCCGGTACGGCTCGCCCACCTCGGTCGACGAGCTGTGGCGCAGCATCACCGTGCCGGTCGCCTGCTCCGTCGCACTCATCGTGGTCGTCGTCGGGGTGCTGCGGTGGGACCGGCCCGTGTGGACCGATCGTCGTCCGGTCCAGCGGTGGGTGGCCGTCGTCCCGGTGGCGATGCTGCTGGCCGTCGTCGCTGCCACCGACTACGCCGGCCTGGCAGACCGGGGCGTCGTGTTCTCCCTGCTGCTTTTGGCCAGCACCCTGCTCGTGGGGTTCGGGGAGGAGCTCATGTTCCGGGGTGTCGGCCTGACGGTCTTCCGGAGCAACGGTTTCTCCGAGGGCAAGGCGGCCTTGTGGTCCACCGTCGTCTTCGGCTCGGCCCACGCCACCAACCTGGTCAGCTCCGGCCCCGGCGCGTACGTCCAGGTCTTCGTCGCCGCCCTGTCCGGCTACTTCCTCTACCTCGTGCGGCGGCGATCCGGCGGCCTGCTGTTGCCGGCCCTGGTCCACGGCCTCTGGGACTTCTCGCTCATCTCCGGCTCGGTGGTGCCCGACCGGGTCCACCCCGGGGTCGCGGTGAACGTGCTGGTGATCGTCGTCCTGGCGGTCCTGCTCGTCGTCCGCCGGCACCGCATCGAACCCCGTCCGGCTCCCGTGCCAGTCCCGTCCCAGGAGGAGATCAGATGA